The segment TGGTCACCGCCCAGGAGGCCGTCGAGGTGGCTCCTTCGGAGGCCGACCCCCTCGCCGTCCACGACGTCGTTCCCCTGGAGATGGACGAGGACGCCGACGTTCAGACCGCGGTCGAAGGGTTCGGCCGGGTCAAGAAGATGCGCCCCGCCCCCGGCGGCGTCTCGATCGGTCACCCGGCCGTGACCGCGGGGACGCTCGGGAGTTCGCCGCTCCGAACGAGACACGGTAAGACGGTGTTTCTCACCAACAACCACGTCGCCGCAGCCAGCGGCGATGCGAAGGTCGGCGACCCGGTCCTCCAGCCCGGGCGGTTCGACGGCGGCGCGGACCCGGCGGATCGGATCGGTACGCTCCTCGAGTTCAGTACGATCACCTTCGGCAGCAACGGTCGGAACGTCTCCGACAGCGCGCTCGTCGAGATCGCTCCCGATCACGTACAGACGGACCTCTTCGAGCTCCAGGAGGACATCCGGGGCTGGGAGGGGGCGGTAGTCGGCCAGTTCTACACCAAGACCGGCCGGACGACCGGCGTGACCCGGGGCAGGTGTACTGCCCGTAACGTCAACATCGGGGTGAACTTCGGCAGCAAGGGCATCGCGAACTTCGTCGGTCTCGACATGTTCGAGCGGATGTCCGCGGGCGGCGACAGCGGGAGCGTCATCGGGATCGAACGACCCGAGGGGTTCTACGGAACCAGCCTCCTGTTCGCGGGCAGCACCCAGGCCACGTTCGCCATCCCCATGAGCACCGTCCAGCAGGTGCACGGTCGGCTGGTGCCCATGACCTCGCACGACCTCGTGGAGGCGGAGGACCTCCGGATCGCCGGCCACATCGCGAGCGGATCGCTCGCGGCCAGCGAGACCAAGTACCAGTGGTTCGGCCCGTGGGACCCCAAGTACGAGGTCGACTTCACGGTCCATCCCACCTCGAACGGCGGCTACATTCGGGGCTCGGTCGACTCGCTCTACCGGAACCAGGCCGGAACGTACTACCTGGTGAAGATGGAGAACCGACAGAACGTGGCCGCGAACTACGACGTCCG is part of the Halalkalicoccus sp. CG83 genome and harbors:
- a CDS encoding chymotrypsin family serine protease — encoded protein: MNDTVGIQDVPADVRRELEEHANVVGEGIGLERTEAEGLTDRVAVVVLVEEKVEASELDEDDLLPETIEIDGEELPVDVQEVGVVTAQEAVEVAPSEADPLAVHDVVPLEMDEDADVQTAVEGFGRVKKMRPAPGGVSIGHPAVTAGTLGSSPLRTRHGKTVFLTNNHVAAASGDAKVGDPVLQPGRFDGGADPADRIGTLLEFSTITFGSNGRNVSDSALVEIAPDHVQTDLFELQEDIRGWEGAVVGQFYTKTGRTTGVTRGRCTARNVNIGVNFGSKGIANFVGLDMFERMSAGGDSGSVIGIERPEGFYGTSLLFAGSTQATFAIPMSTVQQVHGRLVPMTSHDLVEAEDLRIAGHIASGSLAASETKYQWFGPWDPKYEVDFTVHPTSNGGYIRGSVDSLYRNQAGTYYLVKMENRQNVAANYDVRYVVRR